DNA from Coffea arabica cultivar ET-39 chromosome 10c, Coffea Arabica ET-39 HiFi, whole genome shotgun sequence:
GCTCAATGGAGGTAAGCGGATTTTTAAACTACTTCTACCATTTGGATCTTCTTTCTGATATTCAGTTTTTTCATTACTGTCCCTTATTCTTATTCCTCCCCCCACAACCCCCTTCTTTCCTTTTAATGTAACTACCAGCCCGTTATTAATCACAAAAAGAAAATGAGGCGTTGTACAAGAGATGAAAATGCTATTCAAACCAATTACAGAGATATCTTATGAGCCTTAAATGTCGGACAGGAATATAAAGCATATAGTAGAGGCCAATAATCCGCAATGGACCACCCCGTTCATCTAAGACTACCTCCCAAGTAACTTAGGCCCCTGAGGCCCAAGATACCGAAACAGATATAGTTTATTATCTGTCCTCTCATTGATGCAGAGCTTACCACAAATATTGACAGCATGATATGGCAATGATCAGGGCCAGGATGTTGCTCCCTGGGAATTGGAGCCATGCAAGAGCTTGGACCTTTCAGAGTCAAGAGTGATCGCAAGACCCTCTTATCGAAATGACTACAGCCGAAGAGTCCCCAGCTGGTGTTGGCTTCTCATATTCTAATAAATCCCTTGTGCCGGGTGACAAAATCACAGCTTCAGATTCTTATGCATTTCTTGTAAACTGGTTTGAGAGATTCCCACAATACAAGAACCACGAGTTCTACATAACTAGGGAGAGCTACGATGGCCATTATGGCCCTCAGCTTGCCCACACTATCCTTGCGATGAATAGAAAATCccctaaaactttcattaatCTCAAAGGCATTGCAGCAAGTCAATACTgcattttgcatttttgttcCATTACTCAGTTTTTTCCATGCAAACCCGCAGACGAGCAGTCAGTTCATTCCATCTACGATGACAAAGGGGAGGTACGACTACTTATGGACCCATGCTTTGAGCTCGGACGAAATCCGCATGCAAAAATTGACAATCGAACTGGGAATTATTCACCCGCATGCAAAGCATACATGGAACAAGCAAGGGTAGAACGCGGGGAGATCGGTTTATTTAACATTGCTGCTCCAATTTGCAGGTCTTCAGAGCCAAGCAAACCCTCCGATTCAGTAAGTGTGCACTGTGCATTATTAAGCATTGTACCATGCATGCGTTTATCAACAAAACACTATCATGATTTGTAATCACATCAAATTATTTGAGAGAAATAATGAAGAATCCGGAATCCGTAGAATCtaaaaattattataatttatttttcactCTCTCTCAAATTTGAAGCATTTGCCCGAAATTTGCACTCAGAAGTCAGAATCGAATCCATTTGGTGGAAACTCTGCACGTTACTTGGCATTTTGAACATCGTATACTCGTAAATGTTATCCAAATATAAACAGTGCCGTTGTTGTCTTATCCTTATTAGATTGAAGAGTGGACGAATGCTCTAAGAATTATATAGGGGCATACCTGAACCGAGTAGAAGTGCAACAAGCTCTTCATGCGCGTCCAACCAGCTGGGATTTTTTGCGGGTATATTTGATATTTCTCCCGTCACTCGATTCAATCCTCAAATGGACAAAACATTTTAAAGACATTGGCAAAGCAAGAGCCTGACATCTGTTACAAATGTTAATATATATGGCAGCGGACCGTATAATTGGAGCGACAGTCCAGATACCATTCTTCCCTTAATCGAGCAGCTACAATCGCAAATGGCATCAGAACCTGCTAATTGTTACAAATTTGCGTGCTCGAGTGCCATACAATAGATTTAATTGAAAATTCACATTCACTTCTCACCAAGCTCAACGCACAATACTATTTCGGAAAAGCACAAAAGCAACTGAAAATAAACCTGCTCAAATTGCATCAtccaacaaaaataataaaataaaataaaatagaagcAACCTCTTACTTCATTAACTTCTGTTGAATAGCATGTTTTGTGAAACTGCTAACAGATTGCAGGAGTTAGTTGTTCACGTTGCTATTTTTAGGCAATAGATAAGTCAAAGTATTTGATATGATTTTGATTCTAGAATCTTATCTCTAGCAgatttttttccagattttctctAATTCTGTTTTGTTTATGTTATATAAAAGCATGGCTTATGACTCAATAAACATCAGACTTCTGCAATACAAAAGTATTCACTCTTGCTCTACCTTTTTCTGCTCTAATACCCAACAAAGTGGTACCAGAGCTCTCATCTTGAGGGATCTGTGAGGATTGAGAGAGTTTAAACACTTACCCTTATTACGATGAATCCAGAATTTTCCTCTACTTATCAACTTGGACCTCCCATATTTGATGGAACAAATTATCAAATGTGGGCTGTCAGAATGGAAGCGTATCTTGGTGGAAATGATTTGTGGGAGGCTGTAGAGGATGATTATGAAGTACTTCCTCTTCCAAACAATTCAACAGTTGCTCAAATGAAACACCATAATGAGAGGAGACAAAGGAAATCGAAAGCCAGAGCAAGTCTATATGCAGCTGTCACATCCACAATCTTTACCAGAATCATGACGTTGAAAACGGCACATGAgatctggaatttcttgaagaAAGAATATGAAGGAGATGAAAAAATCAAAGGGATGCGAGTGTTGAACTTGATTCGAGAATTTGAGATGCAGAAGATGAAAGATTCAGAAACTATCAAGGTCTATTCCGACAGACTCCTTGACATAGTCAATAAAGTAAGACTCCTTGGTACTGATTTTTCCGATTCTAGAATAGTTCAAAAAATTCTAGTTACAATCCCTGAAAAGTACGAGGCTACAATCGCGGCCttggaaaactcaaaagatctgTCAAGCATCACCTTGGCAGAGTTGTTAAATGCACTGCAGGCACAAGAACAAAGAAGGCTGATGAGGCAAGAAGGATCGGTGGAAGGTGCCTTTCAAGCCATATCACAATACAACAACAGGGGcaagaacaagaaaaacaacaaaaaggtgCCTGGAAAtaacaaatctcaagtatatcCACTTTGCCCTTATTGCAAAAAAACCAATCATCCGCAGAAAAGGTGTTGGTGGAACCCAAATGTAAGATGTCACAAATGTGGTCAGTTAGGGCACGTGGAAAAGATATGCAAGTCTCAACAGCAACAAGAAGAAGCCAAGGCTGCTGAGAATCAACCTCAGGAAGAGCAATTGTTTGCAGCTTCATGTTTTGCTACTAATAGCTCCATGGAAAGCTGGCTTATAGATAGTGGTTCTACAAACCACATGACTTATGATCGAGAGCTTTTCAGAAAGCTTGATAAAACTACTACCACTAGAGTCCGGATTGGAAATGGAGCTTACCTTGCTGTAAAAGGCATAGGAACAGTGGCAATTGAAGGGTACACAGGTTTGAAATTAATTTCTGATGTTTTATATGTTCCAGAAATTGATCAAAATCTTTTGAGTATTGCTCAGTTGTTGGAAAAAGATTATAAGGTGCTATTTGAAGATAAAAGCTGCATAATTAAAGATCCAGAAGGAAGAGAAATGTTCAGAATTCAAATGAAAGGCAAAAGTTTTGTTTTGGATCTGATGAGAGAGGAGCAAGCGGCTGTACACAAAGAAATTAATGATGCAGCGCTTTGGCATAAGAGATTGGGCCATTTTCATCATGTTGCTCTGTTGTTCATGAAGAAAAACAACTTAGTAGAAGGTATGCCTGAGTTAgatgaagagcttcctacttGTGCTGCTTGTCAATATGGGAAGCAATCAAGGCTTCCTTTTCCCCAAAGTACAACGTGGAGAGCTACACACAAGTTGTAATTGATACATACAGATGTTGGAGGACCTCAGAAAACACCATCTTTGAATGGTAGTAAGTTTTATATTCTCTTCATTGATGATTACACTAGAATGTGTTggatttatttcatgaaattcaaatcTGAGGTTGCTGACATCTTTTGGAAGTTTAAAGCGTGGGTTGAAAATCAAAGTAGTTGCAGCATACAGGTGATCAGGTCCGATAATGGAACTGAATATACCtcaaaaaaattcaacaaattcTGTGAAGATGCAGGCATAGAGCACCAACTGACAGCCCCCTACACTCCCCAGCAAAATGGAGTGGTGGAGCGTAAAAATAGGACGCTTATGGAGATGACAAGATGCTTGTTGCATGATAAAGGGCTGCCAAAGAAATTTTGGACGGAAGCTATGAACACGGCAATTTTTATACTAAACAGATTGCCAACGAAAGCTCTACAGAAAAAGACGCCATTTGAAGCATGGCATGGCTACAAGCCAAAATTGCTTTATCTAAAGACCTTTGGTTGTTTGTGTTACTTTTATATTCCTCAGGTTAAAAGAGACAAGTTAGACAAGAAAGCAAAGTCGGGGATTTTTGTAGGCTATTGCTCATCTTCAAAGGCCTACAGAATCTATTCACCACAAAGCAACAAAATAATTGTGAGCAGGGATGTTAAATTCCTTGAGTCAAACAGCTGGAGTTGggaaaatgaagataaattTGAAATGCAGGTAGAGAATGATGATGTCGATGAAGAACCTGTTAGAGGAACCAGATTACTCTCTGATATTTATCAGAGATGTAATGTTGCTGTTATGGAGCCTGCAGGATTTAAAGAAGCTACAACTGATCAGAAATGGATAGTTGCAATGAAGGAGGAGCTCAAAATGATAGATAAAAATCAAACTTGGGAGTTGGTGGACAGACCTACACACAAAAAGGTGATAGGTGTCAAATGGGTTTATAGAACCAAATTAAATTCTGATGGTTCTATAAACAAGCACAAGGCAAGACTCGTCGTTAAGGGATATGCTCAGATGTTTGGAGTAGATTTCTCCGAAACATTTGCTCCAGTTGCCAGATTGGATACCATACGAATGTTGTTGGCTCTTGCTGCACAAAAGGGCTGGCTTATACATCAATTAGATGTTAAGTCAGCTTTTCTAAATGGATACCTGGAGGAAGAAATCTTTGTGGAGCAACCTGAAGGATTTGCTgttcaaggaaaagaaaataaggtGTATCGTCTAAAAAAGGCAttgtatggtttaaaacaggcacCGAGGTCTTGGTACAGCAGAATTGATGCACACTTGATGAACTTAGGCTTTGAAAAAAGTCTGAGTGAATTTACCTTATATATCAAAAAGGTTGATGGTGAAATACTTGTGATATCTTTATATGTTGATGACCTTCTTGTTACAGGAAGCAGCAAGGagttgattgataagttcaaaaaGGAGATGGAAGATGTCTTTGAAATGACTGATATTGGTATGATGTCATTCTTTCTTGGTATGGAGATACAACAAAAGCAAAATGAAGTGTTTATATGCCAGCAAAAGTATGCAAAGGAGGTCCTGAAAAATTTAACATGGAAGGGTGCAAATCAACTGCGACTCCAATGAATCAAAAGGAGAAGTTTTGCAAAGAAGATGGAGCTGAAAAAGTTGATGAAGGGCTGTATAGAAGCTTAATAGGCTGTCTAATGTATTTGACTGCAACCAGGCCAGATATCATTCAGGCAGTGAGTCTGTTATCAAGATACATGCACTGTGCTAGTGAAATTCATTTTCAAGCAGCAAAAAGGATTTTGAGATACGTTAAAGGTACTGTTGATTATGGAATAAGGTTCAGTCAAgttaaaaatttcaattttcatggTTTTTCTGATAGTGATTGGGCTGGATGTGCTGATGATATGAGGAGCACCTCAGGTTACTGTTTTATTTTTGGGTCTGGAATTTTTTCATGGTGTTCAAAGAAGCAGGATGTCATAGCTCAATCCACTGCAGAAGCAGAATATGTAGCTGCCGCTGCTGCTGTGAATCAAGCACTATGGATAAGAAAACTCATGACTGATCTACACATGAAACAGGAAGATTGCACTCAGATATTTGTTGACAATGAGGCTGCAATTTCTATTTCCAATAATCCAGTATTCCATGGCAAAACGAAACATTTCAAGATAAAGCTTTATTTTTTGAGGGAAGTGCAAAAGGAGGGAGAAGTGCAGCTGATTTTCTGTAAAACAGAAGATCAAAGTGCTGATATCTTTACGAAGGCTCTTCCCAAGGAAAGATTTGAGTTCTTGAGGCAAAAACTTGGAGTATGCAGTTCCAAAACCAAGGAGGAGTGTTGAATAGCATGTTTTGTGAAACTGCTAATAGATTGCAGGAGTTAGTTGTTCACGTTGCTATTTTTAGGCAATAGATAAGTCAAAGTATTTGATATGATTTTGATTCTAGAATCTTATCTCTAGCAgatttttttccagattttctctAATTCTGTTTTGTTTATGTTATATAAAAGCATGGCTTATGACTCAATAAACATCAGACTTCTGCAATACAAAAGTATTCACTCTTGCTCTACCTTTTTCTGCTCTAATACCCAACAACTTCTCATGAAAATAGCAGGTTGGAGGCTACGTAATTGGGCACAGAGGACTGGTTTTACTTACTGTTAGGGACGCAGAGCATGAAGTTCCAAGCCATCAACCAGAGCGTTCACTAACCGTGATCGCATCTTTCCTTCAAGGGAAACTTCctcctcccaaaaaaaaaaaaaattcctcctGAACTTCGATAGCACTGCTCATTCGACTGCCAATCCTACAGCAGTAGAGATTTATAAAGCAACATGCTGAATCAATGAGAACTGTATCCTCTATTTGCCATTGCACAAACTTAGCTTCAAGGGGAATTAATGGCATATATCCAGCTAATCTCCTCGTCAATGAGACACAACATGCCACGAGACTTGTATACGGAAACTAATAAATTTTTGGGGGACAAGATCGG
Protein-coding regions in this window:
- the LOC140016195 gene encoding secreted RxLR effector protein 161-like, which translates into the protein MNQKEKFCKEDGAEKVDEGLYRSLIGCLMYLTATRPDIIQAVSLLSRYMHCASEIHFQAAKRILRYVKGTVDYGIRFSQVKNFNFHGFSDSDWAGCADDMRSTSGYCFIFGSGIFSWCSKKQDVIAQSTAEAEYVAAAAAVNQALWIRKLMTDLHMKQEDCTQIFVDNEAAISISNNPVFHGKTKHFKIKLYFLREVQKEGEVQLIFCKTEDQSADIFTKALPKERFEFLRQKLGVCSSKTKEEC